From bacterium, a single genomic window includes:
- a CDS encoding IS5/IS1182 family transposase, which produces LNRFRRLLIRWEKKVENYIAMLHFACAWITFRAAGLFG; this is translated from the coding sequence TTAAACCGCTTTAGACGGTTGCTAATCCGCTGGGAAAAGAAGGTAGAAAATTACATAGCAATGCTTCATTTTGCTTGTGCCTGGATTACCTTCAGAGCTGCTGGACTTTTCGGATAG